From the genome of Streptomyces sp. NBC_01341, one region includes:
- a CDS encoding roadblock/LC7 domain-containing protein: protein MTQPPVFETTVSVGWLLEDMVRRVPEIGHAVLLSTDGLLLAASGDLQHEQAERMSAVASGFHSLAKGAGRHFGGGAVRQTMVEMEAGFLFVCAAGDNTCLTVLSPDGADIGVVAYEMAMLVKRLGQHLAVGGRYDQAPGPRPAQ, encoded by the coding sequence ATGACACAGCCACCCGTCTTCGAGACGACTGTGAGCGTGGGATGGCTCCTGGAGGACATGGTGCGGCGCGTGCCGGAGATCGGCCACGCGGTCCTGCTGTCGACCGACGGCCTGCTGCTGGCCGCTTCCGGCGACCTCCAGCACGAGCAGGCGGAGCGGATGTCGGCGGTCGCCTCGGGCTTCCACAGCCTGGCCAAGGGCGCCGGACGCCACTTCGGCGGGGGCGCGGTGCGCCAGACCATGGTGGAGATGGAGGCGGGCTTCCTCTTCGTGTGCGCGGCGGGCGACAACACCTGTCTCACCGTGCTCTCTCCGGACGGCGCCGACATCGGCGTGGTGGCGTACGAGATGGCCATGCTCGTCAAGCGCCTCGGCCAGCACCTCGCGGTCGGCGGACGGTACGACCAGGCGCCGGGTCCCCGGCCGGCACAGTGA
- a CDS encoding DUF742 domain-containing protein — translation MPVEWVDDAAGPVVRPYAMVRGRTRAQHHVLDLVAFVVTVVDRVRGWLEMEPEHAAILALCRRPLSVTEVAASLDLPVGVIRVLLGDLLDMKAIRIREPAHPHERPSPDLIREVLDGLRAL, via the coding sequence ATCCCAGTGGAATGGGTGGACGACGCGGCCGGTCCGGTCGTCCGCCCCTACGCCATGGTGCGCGGCCGGACACGGGCGCAACACCACGTGCTGGACCTCGTGGCGTTCGTGGTCACGGTGGTCGACAGGGTCCGGGGGTGGCTGGAGATGGAACCCGAGCACGCCGCCATCCTCGCGCTCTGCCGGCGGCCCCTGTCCGTCACCGAAGTGGCCGCCTCGCTGGACCTGCCCGTGGGGGTGATCCGGGTTCTGCTCGGAGACCTCCTCGACATGAAGGCCATACGGATCCGGGAGCCGGCACATCCGCATGAGCGTCCCAGTCCGGATCTCATACGGGAGGTGCTCGATGGGCTCCGAGCCCTCTAG
- a CDS encoding GTP-binding protein, producing the protein MPGHSSEVAAAWAHDSLPQAVKILIAGGFGSGKTTLVGAISEILPFHTEENLTLSGVGVDDTAGVEQKSTTTVAMDFGKLTLNDRLAVFLFGTPGQDRFWFMWDELAAGALCAVVLADTRRLAACFPSVDYFEQRGIPFLVAVNCFEGSRRYPTETVRTALALDERIPVVLCDVRQPDSVKYVLTTAVEHVLAVASA; encoded by the coding sequence ATGCCAGGACACTCGTCCGAGGTGGCTGCGGCCTGGGCTCACGACAGCCTGCCCCAGGCGGTGAAGATCTTGATCGCCGGCGGTTTCGGATCGGGAAAGACCACCCTCGTCGGCGCGATCAGCGAGATCCTGCCCTTCCACACCGAGGAGAACCTCACCCTGTCGGGTGTCGGCGTCGACGACACCGCGGGCGTGGAGCAGAAGAGCACCACGACGGTCGCCATGGACTTCGGCAAGCTGACCCTGAACGACCGGCTCGCGGTGTTCCTGTTCGGCACACCCGGCCAGGACCGGTTCTGGTTCATGTGGGACGAACTGGCCGCCGGCGCCCTGTGCGCCGTCGTCCTCGCCGACACCCGTCGCCTCGCCGCCTGCTTCCCGTCCGTCGACTACTTCGAACAGCGAGGCATCCCGTTCCTCGTGGCGGTCAACTGCTTCGAGGGCAGCCGTCGCTACCCCACGGAGACCGTGCGCACCGCGCTGGCCCTCGACGAGCGGATACCGGTCGTGCTGTGCGACGTACGGCAGCCCGATTCGGTCAAGTACGTATTGACCACCGCAGTCGAACACGTCCTCGCCGTCGCCTCGGCCTGA
- a CDS encoding tetratricopeptide repeat protein, which yields MRDSHRAEAERLLVRAVEEEARRTGGRTDSGALLARARGALDTMAAGAAEEYAAYTRALDTAEAGKQPLSERFSRAALGTPLMVTGVAAAAAFGADLALGTAAGLAAGAGAVVAVAGTTATVAKVTASHWPAAHRRAGELNQPGGTGQLRLQWLTALEVRGIRPYLDQQRMLTAAARPQKKPTASVVAQLRGGDRSAAARTRSLLEQSFAQLPAVDGPFAGRRAELAEIARWVHAARAATETRPTVVVLHGAPGSGRTTLAVRAAHALKDQFRGACVVDLRGAVAGEAPLATRDALLHLLNRLGAPREQLLFRERTSAEQQVRRLSELYHQHLTGTPVTIVLDDATDAAQVRTLLPERSDSLVLVTAREPLALPDDIPAGVHHLPVGALDAAGSEELLRESAQDAEDGPYDYPSTEAVVELCGGLPLALRTAGSSLGSRNRAELAAALGAYGPVAPVERALWLRYTDQPENARRLLRRLALAGRASLGAAAAASLLSSDEQEAGRLLDSLAGAGLLVHVRGARYRLHDLVRDFALARLLDEEPAADRTAAQERLIQNYAELADAVIRMVDGKMSTRAGQFGSHGFSSLDAALRWLDDESSFITSALRHAEGVDQAAVLHLLGALCDYCLLRGDLYRLGEISELTQAVDHGLLERSVQWRTGIAARQLGELDKARTTLSSVVGLYREAQNDAGAALALCSLGITLHHQGNLAEAAARLREALALQASPEQAEDRAWTLHALAAVERDRADLPEAMTLLDTALTLHREGESLHGEAWSHFQLGQVCLRLGEVARAEEELTTALDLYGRTRDERGEAWALTQLGRARLMEDEPAPAVERLRGALARHRANEDARGEAWTRYYLGQALEEDGATDQAVRELERARTMFSRMRDVYGLACARHHSGRVTRDQRAAQTGNLRNSGFARQLLADARADFRRIGVPHGEAWACLDLALIDGGNDRAAQALELCGEAVTLFASYGDVRGGDWAAFLRCTLLPYASPGGSEVGTAVAQQELAELTAAAHPLRDGRLESCAEAFRVVLNRGIDLDDGWQAWRLGLTPSRHAREVMGVPVGVRPQGTS from the coding sequence ATGCGGGACAGCCATCGGGCGGAAGCCGAAAGGCTGTTGGTACGTGCCGTGGAGGAGGAAGCGCGGCGGACGGGCGGGCGCACGGACTCGGGCGCGCTGCTGGCGCGTGCGCGGGGCGCGCTCGACACCATGGCGGCGGGCGCGGCCGAGGAGTACGCCGCGTACACCCGGGCACTCGACACGGCGGAGGCCGGCAAGCAGCCCCTGTCCGAACGGTTCAGCCGGGCGGCGCTGGGAACTCCGCTCATGGTGACGGGCGTTGCCGCCGCTGCGGCCTTCGGTGCGGACCTGGCGCTCGGCACCGCGGCCGGTCTGGCCGCGGGGGCGGGCGCCGTGGTGGCCGTCGCGGGGACGACGGCGACGGTGGCGAAGGTGACCGCGTCGCACTGGCCTGCCGCGCACCGCAGGGCCGGCGAGCTGAACCAGCCGGGCGGGACGGGACAACTGCGCCTGCAGTGGCTGACGGCGCTGGAGGTACGGGGCATCCGCCCGTACCTCGACCAGCAGCGCATGCTGACCGCCGCCGCCAGGCCGCAGAAGAAGCCCACCGCGTCCGTGGTGGCGCAGTTGCGCGGCGGGGACCGCAGTGCGGCCGCCCGGACCCGGTCCCTGCTCGAACAGTCCTTCGCCCAGCTGCCCGCCGTGGACGGCCCGTTCGCGGGACGCCGCGCCGAACTGGCTGAGATCGCCCGGTGGGTCCACGCCGCCCGTGCCGCCACGGAGACCAGACCGACCGTGGTGGTCCTGCACGGCGCCCCGGGCTCCGGGCGCACCACACTCGCTGTACGGGCCGCGCACGCGCTCAAGGACCAGTTCCGCGGGGCGTGCGTGGTGGACCTGCGCGGCGCCGTGGCCGGGGAGGCACCCCTGGCGACCCGGGACGCCCTGCTCCACCTCCTCAACCGGCTGGGCGCACCGCGCGAACAGCTCCTGTTCCGCGAGAGGACGTCCGCCGAGCAGCAGGTGCGGCGCCTGAGCGAGCTGTACCACCAGCACCTCACCGGCACCCCCGTCACGATCGTCCTGGACGACGCCACCGACGCCGCGCAGGTCCGCACCCTGCTGCCCGAACGCTCCGACAGCCTCGTCCTCGTCACCGCCCGCGAGCCCCTCGCCCTGCCCGACGACATCCCGGCGGGGGTGCACCATCTGCCCGTCGGCGCTCTGGACGCGGCCGGCTCCGAGGAACTCCTGCGCGAGTCCGCACAGGACGCGGAGGACGGCCCGTACGACTACCCGTCCACCGAGGCGGTCGTGGAGCTGTGCGGCGGCCTGCCGCTCGCCCTGCGCACAGCGGGTTCCTCGCTGGGGTCTCGGAACCGGGCCGAACTCGCCGCGGCCCTCGGCGCGTACGGTCCGGTCGCCCCCGTCGAGCGGGCCCTGTGGCTGCGCTACACGGACCAGCCCGAGAACGCCCGCCGGCTCCTGCGGCGGCTCGCGCTGGCCGGACGCGCCAGCCTCGGCGCGGCGGCCGCCGCGTCGCTCCTGTCGTCGGACGAGCAGGAGGCCGGCCGGCTGCTCGACTCCCTGGCCGGCGCCGGGCTCCTGGTCCATGTGCGGGGCGCGCGCTACCGGCTGCACGACCTCGTGCGGGACTTCGCCCTGGCGCGACTGCTCGACGAGGAACCGGCGGCGGACCGTACCGCCGCGCAGGAGCGCCTGATCCAGAACTACGCCGAGCTCGCCGACGCCGTGATCCGCATGGTGGACGGCAAGATGTCGACCCGCGCAGGCCAGTTCGGCTCGCACGGCTTCAGCTCGCTGGACGCGGCCCTGCGCTGGCTGGACGACGAGTCCAGCTTCATCACCTCGGCGCTGCGGCACGCGGAGGGTGTCGACCAGGCGGCCGTGCTCCACCTGCTGGGCGCCCTCTGCGACTACTGCCTGCTGCGCGGGGACCTCTACCGGCTCGGCGAGATCAGCGAACTGACGCAGGCCGTCGACCACGGGCTGCTGGAGCGGTCGGTCCAGTGGCGTACGGGCATCGCGGCCCGGCAGCTCGGCGAGCTCGACAAGGCGCGCACCACGCTGTCCTCGGTCGTCGGGCTCTACCGCGAGGCGCAGAACGACGCGGGCGCCGCCCTGGCCCTGTGCTCGCTCGGCATCACGCTGCACCACCAGGGCAATCTCGCGGAGGCCGCCGCCCGGCTGCGCGAGGCGCTGGCGCTGCAGGCCTCGCCCGAGCAGGCCGAGGACCGCGCCTGGACGCTGCACGCCCTGGCCGCCGTCGAACGCGACCGGGCCGATCTGCCCGAGGCCATGACCCTGCTGGACACCGCGCTCACCCTGCACCGCGAGGGCGAGTCGCTGCACGGTGAGGCGTGGTCCCACTTCCAGCTCGGCCAGGTCTGCCTGCGCCTGGGCGAGGTGGCCCGCGCCGAGGAGGAGCTGACCACCGCGCTCGACCTGTACGGCCGCACCCGGGACGAACGCGGGGAGGCCTGGGCGCTGACCCAGCTGGGACGCGCCCGGCTGATGGAGGACGAGCCGGCCCCGGCGGTGGAGCGGCTGCGGGGCGCACTCGCCCGGCACCGCGCCAACGAGGACGCCCGGGGCGAGGCGTGGACGCGCTACTACCTGGGGCAGGCCCTGGAGGAGGACGGCGCCACCGACCAGGCGGTACGGGAGCTGGAGCGCGCCCGCACGATGTTCTCCCGTATGCGGGACGTGTACGGCCTGGCGTGCGCCCGCCACCACTCCGGGCGGGTCACCCGTGACCAGCGGGCCGCGCAGACGGGCAACCTGCGCAACTCCGGCTTCGCCCGCCAGCTGCTGGCGGACGCCCGGGCCGACTTCCGCCGGATCGGGGTGCCCCACGGCGAGGCGTGGGCGTGCCTGGATCTGGCGCTGATCGACGGCGGCAACGACCGCGCGGCGCAGGCACTGGAGCTCTGCGGCGAGGCCGTCACCCTGTTCGCCTCGTACGGGGACGTCCGGGGCGGCGACTGGGCGGCGTTCCTGCGGTGCACGCTCCTGCCGTACGCCTCGCCGGGCGGCAGCGAGGTGGGCACGGCGGTGGCCCAGCAGGAACTGGCCGAGCTGACGGCAGCCGCGCACCCGCTGCGTGACGGCAGGCTGGAGAGCTGCGCGGAGGCGTTCCGGGTCGTCCTGAACCGCGGGATCGACCTGGACGACGGCTGGCAGGCCTGGCGTCTCGGCCTGACCCCGTCCCGGCACGCCCGTGAGGTGATGGGGGTGCCGGTGGGCGTGCGCCCTCAGGGCACCTCGTAA
- the mca gene encoding mycothiol conjugate amidase Mca — protein sequence MTEQLRLMAVHAHPDDESSKGAATMAKYVSEGADVLVVTCTGGERGSILNPKLQGDTYIEANIHEVRKKEMDEAREILGVRQEWLGFVDSGLPEGDPLPPLPEGCFALEDDEKAAERLVATIRSFRPQVITTYDENGGYPHPDHIKTHTISMIAFEGAADTEKYPEAEFGPAWQPQKLYYNQGFNKPRTLALHEGLLARGLDSPYGEWLERMKEFERAERTLTTYVPCAEFFEIRDKALLAHATQIDPDGGWFRVPLDVQKEIWPTEEYELAKSLVDTSLPESDLFAGIRDNA from the coding sequence TTGACCGAGCAGCTGAGACTGATGGCCGTTCACGCCCACCCCGACGACGAGTCGAGCAAGGGCGCGGCCACGATGGCCAAGTACGTGTCCGAGGGGGCGGACGTCCTGGTCGTCACCTGCACAGGGGGCGAACGGGGATCCATCCTGAACCCGAAGCTCCAGGGGGACACGTACATCGAGGCGAACATCCACGAGGTTCGCAAGAAGGAGATGGACGAGGCCCGGGAGATCCTCGGCGTCAGGCAGGAGTGGCTCGGGTTCGTCGACTCCGGGCTGCCCGAGGGCGACCCGCTGCCGCCGCTGCCCGAGGGCTGCTTCGCGCTGGAGGACGACGAGAAGGCTGCGGAGCGTCTCGTCGCGACGATCCGTTCGTTCCGGCCGCAGGTGATCACCACCTACGACGAGAACGGCGGGTACCCGCACCCCGACCACATCAAGACCCACACGATCTCGATGATCGCCTTCGAGGGGGCCGCGGACACCGAGAAGTACCCCGAGGCGGAGTTCGGCCCGGCCTGGCAGCCGCAGAAGCTGTACTACAACCAGGGCTTCAACAAGCCGCGCACGCTCGCCCTGCACGAGGGTCTGCTCGCCCGCGGGCTGGATTCCCCGTACGGCGAGTGGCTGGAGCGCATGAAGGAGTTCGAGCGCGCCGAACGCACTCTGACCACGTACGTCCCGTGCGCCGAGTTCTTCGAGATCCGCGACAAGGCGCTGCTCGCGCACGCCACGCAGATCGATCCGGACGGCGGCTGGTTCCGGGTCCCGCTGGACGTCCAGAAGGAGATCTGGCCGACCGAGGAGTACGAGCTCGCCAAGTCGCTGGTCGACACATCCCTCCCCGAGAGCGACCTCTTCGCGGGCATCCGCGACAATGCCTGA
- a CDS encoding DUF4307 domain-containing protein, giving the protein MAAVREALPEGRYGRSPDQRADRKLRIVGSVLGAALLAMIGWFGYDYVAGQDISAELIKSKVVSDDRAEAHLEVRKERDADGHCTLRALSEDGAEVGRADFRFDERSDRIDRVLTLRTTSRATAVELLACTADS; this is encoded by the coding sequence ATGGCAGCGGTGCGCGAGGCCTTGCCCGAGGGGCGTTACGGCCGGTCCCCGGACCAGCGCGCGGACCGCAAGCTGAGGATCGTCGGTTCGGTGCTCGGTGCGGCGCTCCTCGCCATGATCGGCTGGTTCGGCTACGACTACGTCGCGGGCCAGGACATCAGCGCGGAGCTGATCAAGTCGAAGGTCGTCTCGGACGACCGGGCGGAGGCCCATCTCGAGGTCCGCAAGGAGCGGGACGCCGACGGCCACTGCACGCTGCGCGCGCTGAGCGAGGACGGCGCGGAGGTGGGGCGCGCGGACTTCCGCTTCGACGAGCGCTCCGACCGGATCGACAGGGTCCTCACCCTGCGCACCACCTCGCGGGCCACCGCCGTGGAGCTGCTGGCGTGCACCGCCGACAGCTGA
- the greA gene encoding transcription elongation factor GreA, producing the protein MTQTSDNVTWLTPEAYNQLKAELEYLSGPARTEISVKIAAAREEGDLRENGGYHAAKEEQGKMELRVRQLTQLLEHAKVGEAPADDGVVEPGMVVTIAFDGDPDDTVTFLLASREYASTDIETYSPQSPLGTGVNGKRVGDDAEYELPNGKKAAVKIISAKPYQG; encoded by the coding sequence GTGACCCAGACCAGCGATAACGTCACCTGGCTCACGCCGGAGGCGTACAACCAGCTCAAGGCCGAGCTGGAGTACCTGTCTGGTCCCGCGCGCACGGAGATCTCCGTCAAGATCGCGGCGGCCCGTGAGGAGGGCGACCTCCGCGAGAACGGCGGCTATCACGCCGCCAAGGAGGAGCAGGGCAAGATGGAGCTCCGGGTCCGCCAGCTGACCCAGCTCCTGGAGCACGCGAAGGTCGGCGAGGCCCCTGCCGACGACGGCGTGGTGGAGCCCGGCATGGTCGTGACCATCGCCTTCGACGGCGACCCGGACGACACGGTCACCTTCCTGCTCGCCTCCCGCGAGTACGCGAGCACCGACATCGAGACCTACTCCCCGCAGTCCCCGCTGGGCACGGGTGTGAACGGCAAGCGGGTGGGCGACGACGCGGAGTACGAGCTCCCGAACGGCAAGAAGGCCGCGGTGAAGATCATCTCGGCGAAGCCGTACCAGGGCTGA
- a CDS encoding ABC transporter permease has protein sequence MTTVSDTPAVTPLKSRGAVGQSVADSLVVAKRNLIRMARIPEMVIFGLVQPIMFVVLFTYVFGGSIKVGSTISTTDYKEFLMAGIFAQTVTFATAGAGAGIADDMHKGLIDRFRSLPMARGAVLTGRTLADLVQTALTLVVLAGVALIIGWRTHENLGKVLLGFLLLLLLGYAFSWIGALIGLVVRTPEAATSGGLIWLFPLTFISNAFVDANQMPTVLRYIAEWNPFSATVQACRELFGNLPPGFVTPDAWPMQHPILASVLWSVLIVVVFRTLAVRKYRSATA, from the coding sequence GTGACCACCGTCTCGGACACACCAGCCGTAACGCCGCTCAAGTCCCGGGGGGCGGTCGGCCAGTCCGTCGCCGACTCCCTCGTCGTCGCGAAGCGCAATCTGATCCGCATGGCCAGGATCCCCGAGATGGTGATCTTCGGCCTGGTGCAGCCCATCATGTTCGTGGTGCTCTTCACCTACGTGTTCGGCGGCTCCATCAAGGTCGGCAGCACGATCTCCACCACCGACTACAAAGAGTTCCTGATGGCCGGCATCTTCGCCCAGACCGTCACCTTCGCCACCGCCGGAGCCGGTGCGGGCATCGCCGACGACATGCACAAAGGGCTGATCGACCGCTTCCGGTCGCTGCCGATGGCCCGGGGCGCCGTCCTCACCGGACGTACCCTCGCCGACCTCGTCCAGACCGCGCTCACCCTCGTCGTCCTCGCCGGTGTCGCGCTGATCATCGGCTGGCGGACCCACGAGAACCTGGGCAAGGTGCTGCTGGGCTTCCTGCTGCTCCTGCTGCTCGGCTACGCGTTCTCCTGGATCGGCGCGCTGATCGGACTCGTCGTGCGCACCCCGGAGGCGGCGACCTCGGGCGGACTGATCTGGCTCTTTCCGCTGACGTTCATCTCGAACGCCTTCGTGGACGCCAACCAGATGCCGACGGTCCTGCGCTACATCGCCGAATGGAACCCCTTCAGCGCCACCGTGCAGGCCTGCCGCGAGCTGTTCGGCAACCTGCCGCCGGGCTTCGTCACCCCCGACGCATGGCCGATGCAGCACCCGATCCTCGCGTCGGTGCTCTGGTCGGTCCTGATCGTCGTGGTCTTCCGCACCCTCGCGGTCCGGAAGTACCGCTCGGCCACCGCCTGA
- a CDS encoding ATP-binding cassette domain-containing protein, whose protein sequence is MPGAIYAEGLVKTFGDVRALGGVDLDVPEGTVLGLLGPNGAGKTTAVRVLTTLLQPDSGQAVVAGIDVLKHPDRVRRSIGLSGQFAAVDEYLTGRENLQMVGQLYQMSARDAKKRAVELLERFNLADAADRTAKTYSGGMRRRLDLAAALVVSPPVMFMDEPTTGLDPRNRQQLWEVIQELVAGGTTLLLTTQYLEEADHLAHNICVIDHGKVIARGTSDELKARTGGERVEVVVHEADQIEPARSVLATYGKGEISVAEHTRKLTVPVTGGAKLLAEVIRDLDTHGVEIDDIGLRRPTLDDVFISLTGHAAELEKNGQDASTEAAQGPKEAGK, encoded by the coding sequence ATGCCAGGCGCCATTTACGCCGAAGGACTGGTGAAGACCTTCGGCGATGTACGAGCACTGGGCGGAGTCGATCTCGACGTGCCCGAAGGTACCGTCCTGGGCCTGCTGGGTCCCAACGGCGCCGGCAAGACGACCGCCGTCCGCGTCCTGACGACCCTGCTCCAGCCGGACAGCGGACAGGCCGTCGTCGCCGGTATCGACGTACTCAAGCACCCCGACCGGGTGCGCCGTTCGATCGGCCTCTCCGGCCAGTTCGCGGCCGTCGACGAGTACCTCACGGGACGCGAGAACCTCCAGATGGTCGGGCAGCTCTACCAGATGAGTGCCCGCGACGCGAAGAAGCGGGCCGTCGAGCTCCTGGAGCGGTTCAACCTCGCGGACGCGGCCGACCGCACCGCGAAGACGTACTCCGGAGGCATGCGGCGCCGTCTCGACCTCGCGGCGGCGCTCGTGGTCTCCCCGCCGGTGATGTTCATGGACGAGCCCACCACGGGCCTCGACCCGCGCAACCGCCAGCAGTTGTGGGAGGTCATCCAGGAGCTCGTCGCGGGCGGCACGACGCTGCTGCTCACCACGCAGTACCTGGAGGAGGCCGACCACCTCGCCCACAACATCTGCGTCATCGACCACGGCAAGGTGATCGCGCGCGGCACCTCCGACGAGCTCAAGGCCCGCACCGGCGGTGAACGCGTCGAGGTCGTCGTCCACGAGGCCGACCAGATCGAACCCGCCCGTTCGGTGCTCGCCACCTACGGCAAGGGTGAGATCTCCGTCGCGGAACACACCCGGAAGCTGACCGTGCCGGTCACCGGAGGCGCCAAACTGCTCGCCGAGGTCATCCGTGACCTCGACACCCACGGCGTGGAGATCGACGACATCGGCCTGCGCCGGCCCACCCTCGACGACGTCTTCATCTCGCTCACCGGCCACGCCGCCGAGCTGGAGAAGAACGGCCAGGACGCATCGACCGAGGCCGCTCAGGGCCCGAAGGAGGCCGGCAAGTGA
- the ilvA gene encoding threonine ammonia-lyase, with amino-acid sequence MTFRTSAPFPPLILDDVRGAQKMLSGVARTTAMEGSRHLTALVGAPVHLKCENLQRTGSFKLRGAYVRIAGLTPVERAAGVVAASAGNHAQGVALASSLLGVRSTVFMPVGAPLPKVAATREYGAEVRLHGQVVDETLAAAQEYAEATGAVFIHPFDHPDIIAGQGTVGLEILEQCPEVRTILVGIGGGGLAAGIAVAVKALRPDVRIVGVQAAGAAAFPPSLAAGYPVALGQVQTMADGMKVGRPGDLTFPLIRELVDEVRTVSEDELSSALLLCLERAKMVVEPAGASPVAALLSDPEAFRGPVVAVLSGGNVDPLLMQRILTHGMAAAGRYLSLRLRLTDRPGALATLLASLSAADANVLDVIHVRTDPRLGLTEAEVELHLETKGPAHCEEVASTLRAAGYLLVSA; translated from the coding sequence ATGACCTTCCGTACGTCAGCCCCCTTCCCGCCTCTGATCCTCGACGACGTCCGGGGAGCCCAGAAGATGCTGTCCGGAGTGGCCAGAACGACGGCGATGGAGGGCAGCCGGCACCTGACCGCTCTCGTCGGGGCGCCGGTCCACCTCAAGTGCGAGAACCTGCAGCGGACCGGTTCGTTCAAGCTCCGGGGCGCGTACGTGCGGATCGCGGGCCTCACACCGGTCGAGCGGGCGGCGGGAGTAGTGGCCGCCAGTGCCGGAAACCATGCGCAGGGTGTCGCACTGGCGTCCTCGCTCCTCGGCGTACGTTCCACGGTCTTCATGCCCGTCGGCGCACCCCTGCCGAAGGTCGCCGCCACCCGTGAGTACGGCGCCGAGGTCCGGCTGCACGGCCAGGTCGTCGACGAGACGCTCGCCGCCGCCCAGGAGTACGCCGAGGCGACCGGCGCCGTCTTCATCCACCCCTTCGACCACCCGGACATCATCGCGGGCCAGGGCACGGTCGGCCTGGAGATCCTCGAACAGTGCCCGGAGGTCCGCACGATCCTCGTCGGCATCGGGGGAGGCGGCCTCGCGGCGGGCATCGCCGTCGCCGTCAAGGCGCTGCGCCCCGACGTCCGGATCGTCGGCGTCCAGGCGGCCGGCGCGGCCGCCTTCCCGCCCTCGCTGGCCGCCGGATACCCGGTGGCGCTCGGCCAGGTGCAGACCATGGCCGACGGGATGAAGGTGGGGCGTCCCGGCGACCTCACGTTCCCGCTGATCCGCGAGCTGGTGGACGAGGTCCGCACCGTCTCGGAGGACGAACTCTCCAGCGCCCTGCTCCTCTGCCTGGAGCGCGCGAAGATGGTCGTCGAGCCCGCGGGGGCGAGCCCGGTCGCGGCGCTGCTCAGCGATCCGGAGGCATTCCGGGGCCCGGTCGTCGCCGTGCTCTCGGGCGGCAACGTGGACCCCCTGCTGATGCAGCGCATCCTGACCCACGGCATGGCCGCCGCGGGCCGCTACCTGAGCCTGCGACTGCGGCTCACCGACCGCCCGGGCGCCCTCGCCACGCTGCTCGCGAGTCTCTCCGCGGCGGACGCCAACGTCCTCGACGTGATCCACGTGCGGACCGATCCGCGGCTCGGACTCACCGAGGCCGAGGTGGAGCTGCACCTGGAGACCAAGGGGCCGGCGCACTGCGAGGAGGTCGCCTCCACCCTGCGCGCCGCGGGGTACCTCCTGGTGTCGGCCTGA